One Candidatus Nitrososphaera evergladensis SR1 genomic window carries:
- the aspS gene encoding aspartate--tRNA(Asn) ligase yields the protein MEEELLKEEDLGQWRRTHYSKEVGPAMADREVVIMGWVSSVRDHGNISFIIIKDMHGEVQVTAKKSEVGEQLFALAKEVKEHTSLGVRGKVRPQEKAPNGAEVVPAEIKAFSVAKKAAPFMTTGKSSPVGIDTRLDLRAVDLRRQQLGSIFRIRQTVVNAIREFLSRQDFAEVSTPKMIATATEGGAALFPIFYYDREAFLAQSPQLYKEQLTMAFESVFEIGPIFRAEPSRTNRHLSEATSVDVERAFADYGDVMALLERMIIHIIDSVKDRNKADLEFLEIAMPALELPFPKYSYSDLIDKLQEAGERIQWGDDISPQVMKSLQDERLNGFYFIVDWPTSTKPFYVKPRADDPKVCESFDLMYGPLEMSSGSTRINRKNQLIERMQKQGLKPDAFDYHLRVFDFGVPPHAGFGMGLERLLMALAKIENIRDATFYPRDIDRLAP from the coding sequence TTGGAAGAAGAACTGCTGAAGGAAGAAGACTTGGGCCAGTGGAGGCGCACCCACTACTCAAAGGAAGTGGGCCCTGCGATGGCAGACCGGGAGGTCGTGATAATGGGCTGGGTGTCAAGCGTGCGCGACCATGGCAATATCTCATTCATTATAATCAAGGACATGCATGGCGAAGTCCAGGTGACTGCCAAAAAGAGCGAGGTGGGCGAGCAGCTGTTCGCCCTTGCCAAGGAAGTCAAGGAGCACACCTCGCTAGGCGTGCGCGGCAAGGTGAGGCCGCAGGAAAAGGCGCCAAACGGAGCCGAGGTCGTGCCGGCAGAGATAAAGGCGTTCTCGGTGGCAAAAAAGGCCGCGCCTTTCATGACCACCGGCAAGTCGTCGCCTGTTGGCATCGACACCCGCCTTGACCTTCGCGCAGTCGACCTGAGGAGGCAGCAGCTGGGCTCGATATTTCGCATCCGGCAGACCGTGGTGAACGCAATCCGCGAGTTCCTGTCGCGGCAGGATTTTGCCGAAGTCAGCACGCCCAAAATGATAGCGACAGCGACGGAAGGAGGAGCCGCGCTGTTCCCGATATTCTACTACGACCGCGAGGCGTTTCTTGCCCAGAGCCCGCAGCTTTACAAGGAGCAGCTGACGATGGCCTTTGAGAGCGTCTTTGAGATAGGCCCGATATTCCGCGCCGAGCCGTCGCGCACAAACCGCCACCTGTCAGAAGCCACGTCCGTAGACGTCGAGCGCGCCTTTGCCGACTATGGCGACGTCATGGCGCTCCTTGAGCGAATGATAATCCACATCATCGACTCGGTCAAGGACCGCAACAAGGCAGACCTGGAGTTTCTGGAAATTGCAATGCCCGCCCTTGAGCTGCCGTTCCCAAAATACTCGTACTCTGACCTCATCGACAAGCTGCAGGAGGCCGGCGAGCGCATCCAGTGGGGCGACGACATCTCGCCGCAGGTGATGAAGAGCCTGCAGGACGAGCGCCTCAACGGGTTCTATTTTATCGTCGACTGGCCGACATCGACCAAGCCGTTCTACGTCAAGCCAAGGGCCGACGACCCAAAGGTGTGCGAGTCGTTCGACCTGATGTACGGGCCTCTGGAAATGTCGTCCGGGAGCACAAGGATTAACCGCAAGAATCAACTGATAGAGAGGATGCAAAAGCAGGGGCTAAAGCCGGACGCCTTTGACTATCACCTTCGCGTATTTGACTTTGGAGTCCCGCCCCACGCCGGCTTTGGCATGGGCCTTGAAAGACTGCTCATGGCACTGGCAAAAATAGAGAACATACGCGACGCGACGTTCTACCCCCGCGACATTGACAGGCTGGCGCCATAG
- a CDS encoding CRISPR-associated endonuclease Cas1, which translates to MAGLPGNCDLDPAVCFLHELDESKESLVYDMQELSRWLVDLSVIQLLEEKKLKKFDFIVTENYHIRLKEQTAKALIERIKLNMNAKSIFKGRDMLLINQFYLGMYGRLQTLQAAKQSHCH; encoded by the coding sequence ATGGCAGGCTTGCCGGGCAACTGTGACCTTGATCCCGCGGTTTGCTTTTTGCATGAACTTGATGAGAGCAAGGAGTCGTTGGTGTATGACATGCAAGAGTTGTCCCGGTGGCTCGTTGATCTGTCAGTAATACAGTTGCTTGAAGAAAAGAAGTTAAAGAAATTCGATTTCATCGTGACAGAGAACTATCATATCCGGCTCAAGGAGCAGACGGCAAAAGCATTGATTGAAAGGATAAAGTTGAATATGAATGCAAAATCAATATTCAAGGGAAGAGATATGCTTCTTATCAATCAGTTCTATTTGGGAATGTACGGGCGCTTGCAAACTTTGCAGGCAGCAAAACAAAGTCATTGTCATTAG